The Deinococcus aestuarii genomic interval GCCAGGTACGCGGTGCGGCGTAGATGGGCGTTCCCAACCTTCGAGATTCGACCACGCCCCTGAACGCTGCTGCCAGACTCGAAGGGAGCCGGTGCAATTCCCGCGTAGGCGGCAATCTGCGTCCCCGTCTCGATCAGGGCAAAGCCATCGGTCTCGGCCAGGACGCTGGCCGCGGTCAAGAAGCCGTAGCCGGGAATGGTCATCAACAGGGAGAGGGGTTCGCAAAGAACAGGCTGGGACTCGACCAGCTCGTGCATCGCCGTTTCCAGGGCCTCGACCTGGGTTTTCAGGAACGCCACGCGTTCCTGGATCAGGCCAACCAGCGTGGTGCTCGCTGTTGCTCGGTGGTTCATCGCATGAAGCCGATTCTGCTCGGCGTTCAACGTCACCAGCAGTGCGGACCGTTCACGGACCAACAGCTTGAGTTCCTGAAGAACGGGACTGGGTGGCGTCCACGCCTTTGGCTGCATCTTCAACCCGTACTGGGCGATAATTTCCGCGTCCATCGCGTCCGTTTTCCCACGGCGCAACGTGGAGCGGGCGAAATATTTGATCCGCGCTGGGTTCTCGACGCTGACGGTGCAGCCCTG includes:
- a CDS encoding IS110 family transposase, producing the protein MHVLGLDIGKDTVFAHLLLIGGAHHSLVAVPNTAAGFDQLLRWAGKHHVSPDELHVVMEATGVYWESCAQHLHEQGCTVSVENPARIKYFARSTLRRGKTDAMDAEIIAQYGLKMQPKAWTPPSPVLQELKLLVRERSALLVTLNAEQNRLHAMNHRATASTTLVGLIQERVAFLKTQVEALETAMHELVESQPVLCEPLSLLMTIPGYGFLTAASVLAETDGFALIETGTQIAAYAGIAPAPFESGSSVQGRGRISKVGNAHLRRTAYLAASGAKHTKGRMGEFYRHLRAGGKPPKVALIALGRKLLRTGLAVVKSGQPYQEAYCRPQLPSP